One part of the Athene noctua chromosome Z, bAthNoc1.hap1.1, whole genome shotgun sequence genome encodes these proteins:
- the BTF3 gene encoding transcription factor BTF3 yields the protein MKETIMNQEKLAKLQAQVRIGGKGTARRKKKVVHRTATADDKKLQFSLKKLGVNNISGIEEVNMFTNQGTVIHFNNPKVQASLAANTFTITGHAETKQLTEMLPSILNQLGADSLTSLRRLAEALPKQSVDGKAPLATGEDDDDEVPDLVENFDEASKNEAN from the exons ATGAAAGAAACGATCATGAACCAGGAGAAGCTCGCCAAGCTGCAGGCCCAAGTGCGCATCGGTGGCAAG ggTACTGCCCGCAGAAAGAAGAAGGTTGTCCACAGAACAGCTACAGCAGATGATAAGAAACTTCAGTTTTCGTTGAAGAAGCTGGGAGTCAACAATATTTCTGGAATTGAAGAG gTAAACATGTTTACCAACCAAGGAACAGTCATTCACTTCAATAACCCTAAAGTTCAGGCATCTCTGGCTGCTAACACTTTCACTATCACTGGCCATGCTGAGACAAAGCAGCtgacagaaatgcttcctagcaTCTTAAACCAGCTGGGAGCTGACAGTTTGACCAGCCTGAGAAGATTGGCAGAAGCCCTACCCAAGCAAT CTGTGGATGGAAAAGCACCACTTGCTACTggtgaagatgatgatgatgaagttCCAG aTCTTGTTGAAAACTTCGATGAAGCTTCAAAGAATGAGGCAAACTGA